CTGAGCTGCACGACCTCCACGCCGCCCGCCAAAGCCCTTTCCGTGCGGTCCAGGGTCTCCGCAAAGGTCCAACCGGGCCTTGGGGTCACCACCAGGTAGAGCCTTCCGAGCAACCTTTCACCCCCCCTAGGCCAGCGGGAAAGGGCCACGCGGCCCGAAGGGGGCTAGGTTTTGGGGGATTCGGGTCTTCCGCATAGGCTTCCCTCCGCCGGCATTACCCGGATCAGGTTCCAAGGGTTGCTGGGAGAAACCCAGCTCTCAGCCCTTCCATTCGGGCACCCCTAGCCTGCCCCCCCACTATAGCACGCCCCGAACCTGGGAAGGCAAGCCAGGCCACACCTGAGCTCTCATCACTTTCCTCCCCCCAGTTCCTGAAGCAACCTGACCAGCTCCTCCACCACTGCTTCCCTCCAAGGCGGGGGCCCCTGGGCCAGGGCGATCCGGCCCAGACGGAAGAGGCTTTGCCGCTCGGGATGGGCCAGAAGCCGGGGAAGCCATTCCCTGCCCTGCAAGCGCGCCCCCAGAAGGACCAAGAGCGCCATCCCCAAGGCCAGAAGCCATAACCACCCCCTGAGGCTCGCCCCCGTCCGCAGCCGATGGCGGTCCAGCCCAAACCCCTGCCCCTTCAGGTCCCTAAACCCCTCTTCAATCCACATCCGCCACCCATAGGGCGGCTCCCCCCCAAAAGGGCCCGAATAGGCCAGATACCAGGGATCCCGACCCCCTGGGTACACCAGGAGGGTGACTTCTACCCCCTCCCCACCGTGTCCGAAAAGGCGGACCTCCTCCCGCAGGGGGTGGACCACACGCTGGTAGCCCTCCTTCAGGGGAAGGCGCTTCCCCCCTTGGGGTTCCACCTCCCGGTTCTGCCGCAGGCGGATGAGGAAGCCCATGCCCCACCCCTGGAGCTTTCGCATCAGGGAGACCCGGTCAAAGCCGCGGTCCAGGAGGAAGAGGGGGGTATATCCCAGGTCCTGGACGGCGCGGCCCAGGCGGTGGAGGAACTCCTCCTCCACCCGGTTTTGACTGGGGAAAGGGGAGAGGGGGTGAAGAGCGAAGGCCACCACCAGGGCCCTTCCCTTGAGGGGAAGGGCGGCCACCAGGGCTTGGTGCCTACCGTCCTCTGTGAAGGTCCAGTCCACGATGAGGGGGAGGGGGCGGTCTTTGGGGAAACGAGGGACGAGGAGGGGGAGGAGGGCTTCGGTGAGGGCCCAGGGGTCTTGCAGGGTGGGGTGATGGAGGAAGCGCCAGAGGCGATTGAGGCGGCTTTGGGCCAGGGTGGGGAGGGGGGTTCTGCGGGCGAGGTCGGAGAGGGTGGGGTCCAGGGGGGTAGTGAGGAGGGTGGACAGGAAGAGGGCGAGGTTGGAGCGGATGGTTTTCCTGAGGGAGGCGAAGACCTTATGGACCCAGAGGGTGATAACTTGGGAAAGGGGGGTGGTGGGCGGCACACCTTACTTACCCCCCTCTTCTCTTCCCTTGTCAAGCCCCAGCCCTCAAAGTGATGAGAGCTCAGAGGCCACACTCAGCGTCCACGCCGCTGCCCTAGGGGACGGCGCACGGCGGGCCCTCCCGCCCCCGGGCGGCAGGGGCGCTGCTCCTGAGGGCCCTCCTCACCGCCGTCGGCCTCGCCAGGGGGCCTTATACTCTTGACTTTCATGTGCTCAATGGTATACCATTCCCACCAACCCCCTGGACCGGGGGTCGGAGTTGGAGGTGAGGGATGGCAGGGCCTGTGGAAAGGTTCAGCGGCGCGCGCCTGGACCCGGCGGCGGAGGCGGAGATCCGGTACCTGGAGGCCATGATCGCCCGCCTCGAGGCCGGGGAGGAAGACCCCGAGGACTTCCGGGTCTTCCGGCTCAAAAACGGCATCTACGGCATCCGGGGCCGCCCCGAGCACCACATGATCCGCATCAAGCTCCCCGTGGGGCGGATCACCCCCGAGGGCCTCAGGGTTCTCGCGGACGTGGCCGAGGGCTATGCGGAAAACCGCCTGGCCCACGTGACCACCCGCCAGGCGGTCCAGCTCCACCACGTCCACCGCCGGGACGTGCCCAAGGTCCTGAGGGCGGTGAACGCCGTGGGCCTCACCACCCGCGAGGCCTGCGGCCACTCCATCCGGGCCATCACCTGCTGTCCCTACGCCGGGGTCTCCCCCGAGGAACCCTTTGACGTGACCCCCTACGCCGAGGCCGCCTACCGCTACTTCCTCCGCCACCCCGTGGGGCAGAACCTCCCCCGGAAGTTCAAGATCGCCTTTGAGGGGTGCGCCACGGACCACGCCCGCACCCCCATCCACGACATCGGGGTGGTGGCGGCTTTGGAAGGGGGAAAACGGGGCTTCCGCGTCTACGTGGGCGGGGGCTTAGGGGCCGCCCCCATGAGCGCCGAGCTTTTGGAGCCCTTCACCCCCGAGGAGGACCTCCTCCCCACCATGCTGGCCATCGTCCGCCTCTTTGACCGCTACGGGAACCGCAAGGTCTTGACCCAGGCCCGGCTCAAGTTCCTGGTGAAGAAGTGGGGGATCGCCGCCTTCCGGGAGGCGGTGCGGGAGGAGAGGCGCCTCGTCAAGCTCACGGCCACGGGGGAAGACCTTAAGGCCTGGGCCCCGCCTCCAGAGCCCGAGCCTCCAAGGCTTCCCAGCCCGCCCAAAAAGCCCTTCTCCTTTGCCCCCGGCTTTGACGCCTGGCGGCGCACCAACCTCTTTAAGCAGAAGCAGGAAGGCTTCTACACCGTCACCGTCCGCCTCCCCTTGGGGGACATCACCCCGGAGGGGCTCAGGGCCCTGGCGGCCATCGCCGAGACCTACGCCGCCGAGGTCCGGAGCGCCATCAGCCAGAACCTCCTCCTCCGCTTCGTCCCCGAGGAGGCCCTGGGAGGGCTTTACGAGGCCCTTTTGGAGGCGGGGCTCGCCTGGCCTGAGGCCCACACCCTCCTGGACATCACCCGCTGCCCCGGGGCCGACACCTGCAACCTGGCCATCACCCGCTCCCGGGGGCTCGCCCAGGCCCTCGAGGCCCACCTCTCCGCCCTCCCCCTGGCCCAGGACCCGGGGGCCAAGGCCATCGGCGTCAAGATCTCCGGCTGCCCCAACTCCTGCGGCCAGCACCACATCGCCGACATCGGCTTCTACGGCTCAAGCCGCAAGGTGGGAGAGAGGGAGGTGCCCCACTACGTCCTCCTCCTGGGCGGGAGGACCCGGGAGGGGGAGGCCCGCTTCGGGCAGGTGGTGGGGAGGATCCCGGCGAGGCGGGTCCCCGAGGCGGTGGAGAGGATCCTCAAGCGCTACCTGGAGGAAAGGCAAAACGGGGAAAGCTTCCAGGCCTACCTGGACCGGGTGGGGGCGGCCTCCTTCAAGCCCCTCCTCCAGGACCTCCAGGAGGTCCCCCCCTACGAGGAGGCCCCCGAGTTCTACCAGGACCTGGGGGCGGAAGGAGAGGCCTTCAGCGTGCAGCTTGGGCGCGGGGAGTGCGCCGTTTAAAGGAGGACGCCGTGCGCGTGGCCTACGCGGGACTCAGGCGAAAGGACGCGTTTAAAGCCCTGGCGGAGAAGCTCGGCTTCACCCCCCTCCTCTTTCCCGTCCAGGCCACGGAGAAGGTCCCCGTCCCCGAGTACCGGGACCAGGTCCGGGCCCTCGCCCAAGGGGTGGACCTCTTCCTGGCCACCACCGGGGTGGGGGTGAGGGACCTCCTTCAGGCGGGAGAAACCCTGGGTCTGGACCTGAAAAGGCCCCTGGAGGGGGCCCTCCGCCTGGCCCGGGGGGCCAAGGCGGCGCGGGCCCTAAAGGAGGCGGGCCTTCCCCCCCACGCCGTGGGGGACGGCACCTCCCCAAGCCTCCTCCCCCTCCTTCCCCAAGGAGGAGGCGTGGCCGCCCTCCAGCTTTACGGGAAGCCCCTCCCCTTCCTGGAAAACGCCCTGGCGGAACGGGGCTACCGGGTCCTCCCCCTCCTGCCCTACCGCCACCTCCCGAACCCCGAGGGCCTCCTCCGCCTCGAGGAGGCCGTCCTCGGAGGGGAGGTGGACGCCCTCGCCTTCGTGGCCGCCATTCAGGTGGAGTTCCTCTTTGAGGGGGCGAAGGACCCCGAGGCCCTGAGGGAAGCCCTCAACACCCGGGTCAAGGCCCTCGCCGTGGGCCGGGTCACCGCCGACGCCCTAAGGGAGTGGGGGGTCAAGCCCTTCTACGTGGACGAGGCCGAGCGGCTGGGAAGCCTGCTTCAGGGCTTCAAACGCGCCCTGCAAAAGGAGGTGGCGTGACCTACTTCCCCCTGATGCTGGACCTAAAGGGCCGCCCCGTCCTCCTCATCGCCGGGGGGCCCGAGACCCCCATGAAGCTCAAGGCCCTCCTCGAGGCGGGGGCGCGCGTCACCGTCCTCGCCGAAGAGGACGCCTTCGGCCTGGAAGCGCTGGAACGGGAAGGCAAGATCCGCTGGCTTAAGCGGGCGTACCGGGAAGGGGACCTGGAAGGCCACTTCCTGGTGGTGAGCCACCCCAAGGACAAGGCCATCCACCCCAAGGTCAAGGCGGAGGCCGACCGGAGGGGCGTCTTCCTCGTGGCCGTGGACGACCCCCAAAACGCCAGCGCCATCCTCCCCGCCGTCCTCCGGCGCGGGGAGCTCTTGGTGGCCCTCTCCACCTCGGGGGCCGCCCCCGCCCTCGCCGTGCGGCTCAAGGAGCGCCTGGCGGGGCTTTTCCCCGAGGCCTACGGGGAGCTCGTGGCCTTCCTCCGCACCCTGAGGCCCAGGATCGCCCAAATCCCGAGCTTTGAGGAAAGGAAGCGCCTCTGGTACCGCATCGTGGACCAGGCCCTGGAGGAGCTGGACCTAGACCCCAGGGAGGGCCTAGGGAGGGCCAAGGAAAAGGCCGAGGAGGCCCTAAAGGAGGTGGCGGCATGGACAAGGTGAAGGCGGCCCGAAGCCTGATCCAAGAAGCCCTGGCCCAAAGCCGAAACCCCTGCTTCACCTGCAGCTTCCAGGCGGAGGACGTGGTGGTCCTCCACCTCCTCCTCAAGGAAAAGCCCGAGATCCCCGTCCTCTTCCTGGACACGGGCTACCACTTCCCCGAGGTCTACGCCTACCGGGACGAGCTGCAAAAAAAGCTCGGCTTCCGCCTCCTCAACCTCACCCCAAGCCTCTCGCGGGAGGAGCAGGAAGCCCGCTACGGCAGGCTCTACGAGACCGACCCCGGCCGCTGCTGCGCCCTCCGCAAGGTGGAGCCCCTCTTCGCCGCGCTGGAGGCCTACGATACCTGGTTCACGGGGCTTAGGCGGGAGCAGTCCCCCACCCGCGCCCACCTCCAGCCCTTGGAAGAGGCTGTCCTCCCCTCGGGCCACCGCCTGAAGAAGGTCAACCCCCTCTACGACTGGACGTTTAAGGAGGTCTTCGCCTACCTGGCCGTGCAGGACCTCCCCTACCTTCCCCTCTACGACCAGGGCTACCTCTCCATCGGCTGCGCCCCCTGCACGGCGAAGCCCTTAGACCCCTCGGACCCCCGCTCGGGCCGCTGGGCGGGAAAGGGCAAGCTGGAGTGCGGCATCCACCTGCACGGCAAGGAGGGGTAGATGGCCTTTCTTCTGGGCTTTCTCATCGCCTTCGCCATCGGGGTCACGGGGGTGGGGGCGGGGACGGTTACGGCGCCCCTCCTCATCCTCGCCCTGGGGCTTCCCCCGGAGGTGGCCGTGGGCACGGCCCTCCTCTTCGGCTTCCTGGTGAAGATCCCCGCGGGAGGGGTCTACCTCCTCAAGGGGCAGGTGGACCCCAGGGCGCTTTTCCGGCTCCTTTTGGGCGGAGTCCCGGGGGTGCTTCTGGGAAGCCTCCTCCTCACGCAGCTCAAGGGGGCGAAGGACCTCGTCCTCCTTCTCGTGGGCCTCACCGTGGTCCTCTCGGCGGGGCTTGGGCTTTGGCGGGGCCTGAAGGGGGTCGGACGAGGGAGGGAAAGGCCTTGGCTTCTCCCCCCGGCGGCCTTCGGCATCGGCCTCGAGGTGGGCTTCTCCTCCGCGGGGGCCGGGGCCTTGGGGACCCTTCTCCTCCTCCACGCCACCCGGCTTTCCCCCCCAGAAGGTGGTGGGCACCGACCTCCTCTTCGGCCTCGTCCTCGCCCTCCTGGGGGGCGGGGTCCACCTCGCCTTCGGCCAGGTGGCCCCAGGCCTTCTCCTCGCCCTGGCCTCGGGCGGGGTGGCGGGGGGGCTTCTCGGGGCCCTCTTCGCCACCCGGCTTCCCAAGGAGCCCTTAAGGCTCGCCCTCCTCCTCTGGCTCCTCTTCGTCGGAGGCCAGCTCATCTACCGGGGGGTGGTCCATGGGTAGGGTCTACCTGGTGGGGGCGGGCCCCGGGGACCCGGAGCTTTTGACCCTCAAGGCCTACCGCCTCCTCAAGGAGGCCCCCGTGGTCCTCTACGACCGGCTCGTGGACGAGAGGGTCCTCGCCCTCGCCCCCGGGGAAAAGGTCTACGTGGGCAAGGAAGAAGGGGAAAGCGCAAAACAAGAGGCGATCCACCGCCTCCTCCTCCGCTACGCCCGGGCCCACCCCTTCGTGGTCCGCCTCAAAGGGGGAGATCCCATGGTCTTCGGCCGGGGCGGGGAGGAGGTGCTTTTCCTCCTCCGGCACGGCGTCCCCGTGGAGGTCGTCCCCGGGGTGACGAGCCTCCTCGCCTCCGGGCTTCCCCTCACCCACCGGGGCCTCGCCCACGGCTTCGCCGCGGTCTCGGGGGTCTTGGAGGGGGGAGGCTATCCGGACCTCAGGCCCTTCGCCCAGGTCCCCACCCTGGTGGTCCTCATGGGGGTGAAGCGGAGGGTCTGGATCGCCAAGGAGCTCCTCCGCCTGGGGCGAAACCCCCTGGAGCCCACCCTCTTCGTGGAGCGGGCCTCCACCCCGAAGGAGCGCCGCGTCCTCGCCGCCCTCGAGGAGGTGGCCGGAGGAAAGGTGGCCGTGGAGGCCCCCGCCCTTTGGATCCTGGGCGAGGTGGTGCGCGTGTTCGCCGAGAAGGAAGCGCCTGTGGACGCTTTGGCCCTGGGAGGTTAGCCGTGGTGGAAACCCTTCCCGCTTTGGAGATCGGCGAGGACGAGAGGCTGGACCTGGAGAACCTGGCCACGGGGGCCTTCCTCCCCGTCAAGGGCTTCATGACCCGGGAGGAGGCCCTAAGCGTGGCCCACGAGATGCGCCTTCCCACGGGGGAGGTCTGGACGATCCCCCTCCTCCTCCAGTTCCGGGAAAAGCCCAAGGTAGGCCCGGGGGACACCGTGGCCCTCCTCCACAGGGGGGAACGGGTCGCCCTCCTCCACGTGGCCGAGGCCTACGAGCTGGACCTAAAGGCCCTCGCCCGGGCCGTCTTCGGCACGGAAAGCGAGGCCCACCCCGGGGTGGCCCGGCTCTACGGCAAGGGCCCCTACGCCCTGGCGGGCCGGGTGGAGGTCCTAAAGCCCAGGCCCCGCACCCCCCTGGAGAAGACCCCGGAGGAGGTGCGGGCCTTCTTCCGGGAAAGGGGCTGGCAGAAGGTGGTGGCCTTCCAGACGCGCAACGCCCCCCACCGGGCCCACGAGTACCTCATAAGGCTCGGCCTGGAGCTTGCCGACGGGGTCCTGGTCCACCCCATCCTCGGGAGCAAGAAGCCAGACGACTTCCCCACGGAGGTCATCGTGGAGGCCTACCGGGCCCTGATCAGGGACTTCCTTCCCCAGGAGCGGGTGGCCTTTTTCGGCCTCGCCACCCCCATGCGCTACGCCGGGCCCAAGGAGGCGGTCTTCCACGCCCTGGTGCGCAAGAACTTCGGGGCCACCCACTTCCTGGTGGGCCGGGACCACGCCGGGGTGGGGGACTTCTACGACCCCTACGCCGCCCACCGCATCTTTGACCAGCTTCCCCCCTTGGGGATTGAGATCGTCAAGGTGGGGGCGGTCTTCCACTGCCCCTTGTGTGGCGGCATCGCCTCGGAGAGGACCTGCCCCGAGGGCCACCGGGAGAAGCGCACGCCCATCAGCATGACCAAGGTCCGGGCCCTCCTCCGGGAGGGAAAGGCCCCGCCCCCGGAGCTCGTCCGCCCAGAGCTTTGGCCTATCCTCCGGCGGGGGGTCTGAGGGCCCGCTCCACCCGGGGCAGGACCTCGGTGCCCAAAAGCTCAATGGCCCTGAGCACCCGGGCGTGGGGCAGGGTGCCCACGGAAAGCTGCAGGAGAAGCCTTTCCGGCCGGAAGAGCTCGTGCCAGTAGAGGACCTTCTCCGCCACCCGCTCGGGGTCGCCGATGAAGTCGGCCCCCTCGAGGGTCCTGGACCAGGCGAAGTACTCCGGGGTGAGGGGCCGCCACCCCCTTTCCCGCCCGATCTTGTTCATCACCCGGAGGAAGGCGGGAAGGGCCAAGCGGAAGGCCTCCTCGTCGTCCTCGGCGAGAAAGCCGTGGGCCGCGAGGGCGAGCCTCGGGGTGTGGCCGTGCTCCCGAGCGGTCTTGCGGTAAAGCTCCACGAAGGGGAGGAAGCGCTTGGGGCTTCCGGCGATGATGCCGAGGACCAGGGGAAGCCCGAGCCTGCCCGCCCGCACCGCCGACTCCGGGCTTCCCCCCGCCGCCACCCAAAGGGGCAGGGGGTTCTGCTTGGGCCTGGGGTAGACCCCGAGACCGGGGATGGGCTTGGTGAACCGCCCCCCGGGCCAGAAGACCTTTTCCTCCTCCCGGAGCTTGAGGAGGAGGGCGAGCTTCTCCTCAAAGAGGGCCTCGTAGTCCTCGAGGTTGTAGCCGAAGAGGGGGAAGGACTCCACGAAGGAGCCCCGGCCCACCCAAAGCTCCGCCCTTCCCCCCGAGAGGAGGTCCAGGGTGGCGAACTGCTGGAAGACGCGGATGGGGTCGTCGGAGGAGAGGACCACCACGGCGCTGGAGAGGCGGATCCTCCGGGTGCGGGTGGCGATGGCGGCGAGGACCACCGCCGGGGCCGAGACCACGTACTCCTCCCGGTGGTGCTCCCCCACGGCGTAGACCCCAAGCCCCACCCCTTCCGCCAGCTCCGCCTCCTCCAGAAGGCGCCTAAGCCGCTCCTCGGCCGTGGGGGGGCGGCCGAGGTCGGGGTCCAAGGTGCGCTCGCCAAAGGTGTAAAGCCCAAGCTCCATGGCCTAAGGGTAGGCCAGGGCTTTATTTCTTAAAGTATGTGGGGCCACCCTCTCCGCCCGGGCGCACGAAGGGGTAGACTCCCCCCATGAAGGCCTGGGTGCTAAAGCGGCTTGGCGGCCCCCTGGAGCTAACGGAACTGCCCGAGCCCGAGGCCAAGGAGGGGGAGGCGGTCCTTCGGGTGGAGGCGGTGGGCCTCAACTTCGCCGACCACCTGATGCGCCTCGGGGCCTACCTCACCCGGCTCCACCCCCCCTTCGTCCCGGGGATGGAGGTGGTGGGGGTGGCGGAGGGAAGGCGCTACGCCGCCCTCCTCCCCCAAGGCGGCCTCGCCGAGCGGGTCGCCGTCCCCAAGGGGGCCCTCCTCCCCCTGCCCGAGGGCCTCTCCCCCGAGGAGGCCGCCGCCTTCCCCGTCTCCTTCCTCACCGCCTACCTGGCCCTGAAGCGGGCCCAGGCCCGGCCCGGGGAAAAGGTCCTGGTCCAGGCGGCGGCGGGGGCCTTGGGGACGGCGGCGGTCCAGGTGGCCCGGGCCATGGGCCTCCGGGTCTTGGCCGCGGCCTCGAGGCCCGAGAAGCTCGCCCTCCCCCTCGCCCTGGGGGCCGAGGAGGCCGCGACCTACCCCGAGGTGCCGGAAAGGGCCAAGGCCTGGGGCGGGCTGGACCTGGTGCTGGAGGTGCGGGGCAAGGAGGTGGAGGAAAGCCTCGGCCTCCTCGCCCACGGGGGGAGGCTCGTCTACATCGGGGCCGCCGAGGGGGAGGTGGCCCCCATCCCGCCCCTCCGCCTCATGCGCCGCAACCTGGCCGTCTTTGGCTTCTGGCTCACCCCCCTCCTGCGGGAGGCCGCCCTGGTGGAGGAGGCCCTGGGCTTCCTCCTCCCCAGGCTTGGGCGGGAGCTTAGGCCCGTGGTGGGCCCCGTCTTCCCCTTCGCCGAGGCGGAGGCCGCCTTCCGGGCCCTCCTGGACCGGGGGCACACGGGGAAGGTGGTGGTGCGGCTCTAGGCGGGCTTCAGGGCCCGGGAAAGCCCCGCCTGGGCGGCGGCGAGGCGGGCGGTGAGGACCCGGAAGGGGCTCGCCGAGGTGTAGTCCAAGAGGTCCGCCACGAAGCGGACGCTCCCCGCCTCCCCCCCGTGCTCCCCGCAGAGGCCGAGCTTGAGCCTGGGGTTCGCCCGCCTCCCCTCCTCCGCCGCCATCCTGAGAAGCCGCCCCACCCCCTTCTCGTCCAGGCGCTCCGTGGGGTCAAAGGGGAAAAGCCCCTCCTCCACGTACCGGGGCAGGAACTTCCCCGCGTCGTCCCGGGAGAGGCCGAAGGCCATCTGGGTGAGGTCGTTGGTGCCGAAGCTGAAGAAGTCCACCAGGGGGGCGATCTCGGCGGCGAGGAGGGCGGCCCGGGGGGTTTCCACCATGGTGCCGAAGGGGATGGGGCCGTACTCCCGGAAGAGCTCCTCGGCGAGGGTCCGCGCCCTTTCCACCTCCTTGGGGTCGGCCACCAGGGGGACCATGACCTCGGGCCTGGGGTCGTGCCCCGCCTCCTTGAGCTCCCTGGCGGCCTCGAGGAGGGCCCTAAGCTGCATGCGGAAGACGGCGGGCCTGAGGAGGAGGAGCCTCACCCCCCGGAAGCCGAGCATAGGGTTCGCCTCCTTTAGGGCCTCCGCCCGCTTGAGGAGGCGCCCCGCCTCCTCGTCCCCCTCCTCGGCCCGGCGGGCGAGCTCCTCCAGGGGGGGGAGGAACTCGTGAAGCGGCGGGTCCAGAAGGCGCACCGTGACGGGGAGGCCGTCCATGGCGAGGAGGATCCCCTTGAAGTCCTCCTTCTGGAAGTGGAAGAGGCGCTCCAGGGCCTCGGCCTCCTCCTCGGGGGTCTCCGCCAGGATGAGGCGGCGCACCCAGGGGAGGCGCTCTTCCTGGAAGAACATGTGCTCCGTGCGGCAAAGGCCGATGCCCTCGGCCCCGAAGGCCCTGGCCCTTCGGGCGTCCTCGGGGGTGTCGGCGTTGGCCCTGACCCCGAGGCGCCGATGGGGCTCGGCCCAGGCGAGGAGCTTTTCCAAAAGGGCCTCCCCCGCGGCCTCCACCAGGGGCACCGCCCCCAGGTACACCTCCCCCGTGCCCCCGTCCAGGGTGAGGAGGTCCCCCTCCCGGATCTCCACCCCTTCCGCCAGGGCCCGGCCCTCCTCGGGGAAGACCCTAAGGGCCTCCGCCCCCACCACCGCGGGCACCCCAAGGCCCCGGGCCACCACCGCCGCGTGGGAGGTGAGGCCGCCCCGGGCGGTGAGGATCCCCTTGGCGAGGTACATCCCGGTGATGTCCTCGGGGGTGGTCTCGGGGCGCACCAGAATGGCGGGAAGCCCCTGGGCGTGGAAGCGCTCCACGGCCTCGTTGGTGAAGGCGGCGTGGCCCACCGCGGCCCCGGGGCTTGCGGGGAGGCCCTTGAGGAAGGGCTTTGGGGCCTTGTCCCGGTCCACGCTGGGCCGGAGGAGGCCGGGGAGGGCGTTGGCCTCCACCCTCATGACCGCCTCCTCCCGGGAGATGAGCCCCTCCTCGGCCATCTCCACGGCGATCCGCACCGCCGCCTGGGCCGTGCGCTTGCCCGAGCGGGTCTGGAGGAGGAAAAGCCTTCCCCGCTCCACGGTGAACTCAAAGTCCTGCATGTCCCGGAAGTGCCGCTCCAGCTTCTCCGCCACCTGCAGGAGTTCCCGGTAGAGCTCGGGGGCGTAGTCCTTTAGGCGGGCCAAGGGCTCGGGGGTGCGGAGGCCCGCCACCACGTCCTCCCCCTGGGCGTTCCTCAGGTACTCCCCGTAGAGGCCCCTCTCCCCGGTGGCGGGGTTGCGGGTGAAGCCCACCCCGGTGCCCGAGTCCTCCCCCAGGTTGCCGAAGACCATGGCCTGGACCACCACCGCCGTGCCCAGGTCCTCGGGGATGCCGTAGATGCGGCGGTAGGTCCTGGCCCTGGGGTTCAGCCAGCTTCTGAAGACGGCCTCTATGGCCCCTCGGAGCTGGGCCCAGGGGTCCAGGGGGAAGGGGGTGCCGCGGGCCTCGAGGTGGCGGAGGTAGCGGTAGGCCAGCTCCTCCAGGTCCTCGGGCCCAAGGGCCGCGTCCGTCTCCACTCCCCTTTCCGCCTTGAGGGCGGAGAGCATCCCCTCAAAGACCTCGGGCCCCTCCCCCAAGACCACCTCCCCGTACATGGCGAGGAGCCTGCGGAAGCTGTCCCAGGCGAAGCGGGGGTTGCCCGTGGCCCGGGAGAGGGCCTCCACCCCCTCCAGGGTGAGGCCGAGGTTGAGCACGGTGTCCATCATCCCGGGCATGGAGACCGGGGCCCCGCTCCGCACGGAAACGAGGAGGGGAGGGGCCTTCCCCTCCCCTTGGCCAAAGCGCTTGCCCGTTAGGCCCTCGAGGGCCGCCATCCCCACCCGTACCTCCTCCCAAAGCCCCGGCACCTCCCCCGCCTTCAGGTACTGGCGGCAGGCCTCCGTGGTGACGATGAAGGCCGGGGGGACGGGCAGGCCCGCCCCCGCCATCTCCGCAAGGCCATGGCCCTTGCCGCCCAGGAGGTCCCGGGAAAGCCCCCGGGCCTCGGAGAGCAAGTAGACGCGCTTCGCCATGCCCCCACTCTGGCCCCGGCCGTGGAAGCGTGGAAAGGTGTAGCCTGAGGAGAGCTACACCGTTCGCCTAAGGGGAAAGGAGGGCCCGCCACTCGGCGAGCATGGCCTCGGCGAAGCGGGGAAAGGCCCCGTGGTAGGCGAGGAGGAGGGCCTTCGGGGAAAGCCCCTCCGCCTTCTTCTCCCGCAGGAAGGCCCGGG
This region of Thermus thermophilus genomic DNA includes:
- a CDS encoding IS4 family transposase, with product MPPTTPLSQVITLWVHKVFASLRKTIRSNLALFLSTLLTTPLDPTLSDLARRTPLPTLAQSRLNRLWRFLHHPTLQDPWALTEALLPLLVPRFPKDRPLPLIVDWTFTEDGRHQALVAALPLKGRALVVAFALHPLSPFPSQNRVEEEFLHRLGRAVQDLGYTPLFLLDRGFDRVSLMRKLQGWGMGFLIRLRQNREVEPQGGKRLPLKEGYQRVVHPLREEVRLFGHGGEGVEVTLLVYPGGRDPWYLAYSGPFGGEPPYGWRMWIEEGFRDLKGQGFGLDRHRLRTGASLRGWLWLLALGMALLVLLGARLQGREWLPRLLAHPERQSLFRLGRIALAQGPPPWREAVVEELVRLLQELGGGK
- a CDS encoding nitrite/sulfite reductase; translated protein: MAGPVERFSGARLDPAAEAEIRYLEAMIARLEAGEEDPEDFRVFRLKNGIYGIRGRPEHHMIRIKLPVGRITPEGLRVLADVAEGYAENRLAHVTTRQAVQLHHVHRRDVPKVLRAVNAVGLTTREACGHSIRAITCCPYAGVSPEEPFDVTPYAEAAYRYFLRHPVGQNLPRKFKIAFEGCATDHARTPIHDIGVVAALEGGKRGFRVYVGGGLGAAPMSAELLEPFTPEEDLLPTMLAIVRLFDRYGNRKVLTQARLKFLVKKWGIAAFREAVREERRLVKLTATGEDLKAWAPPPEPEPPRLPSPPKKPFSFAPGFDAWRRTNLFKQKQEGFYTVTVRLPLGDITPEGLRALAAIAETYAAEVRSAISQNLLLRFVPEEALGGLYEALLEAGLAWPEAHTLLDITRCPGADTCNLAITRSRGLAQALEAHLSALPLAQDPGAKAIGVKISGCPNSCGQHHIADIGFYGSSRKVGEREVPHYVLLLGGRTREGEARFGQVVGRIPARRVPEAVERILKRYLEERQNGESFQAYLDRVGAASFKPLLQDLQEVPPYEEAPEFYQDLGAEGEAFSVQLGRGECAV
- a CDS encoding uroporphyrinogen-III synthase, whose translation is MRVAYAGLRRKDAFKALAEKLGFTPLLFPVQATEKVPVPEYRDQVRALAQGVDLFLATTGVGVRDLLQAGETLGLDLKRPLEGALRLARGAKAARALKEAGLPPHAVGDGTSPSLLPLLPQGGGVAALQLYGKPLPFLENALAERGYRVLPLLPYRHLPNPEGLLRLEEAVLGGEVDALAFVAAIQVEFLFEGAKDPEALREALNTRVKALAVGRVTADALREWGVKPFYVDEAERLGSLLQGFKRALQKEVA
- a CDS encoding precorrin-2 dehydrogenase/sirohydrochlorin ferrochelatase family protein, producing the protein MTYFPLMLDLKGRPVLLIAGGPETPMKLKALLEAGARVTVLAEEDAFGLEALEREGKIRWLKRAYREGDLEGHFLVVSHPKDKAIHPKVKAEADRRGVFLVAVDDPQNASAILPAVLRRGELLVALSTSGAAPALAVRLKERLAGLFPEAYGELVAFLRTLRPRIAQIPSFEERKRLWYRIVDQALEELDLDPREGLGRAKEKAEEALKEVAAWTR
- a CDS encoding phosphoadenylyl-sulfate reductase, with amino-acid sequence MDKVKAARSLIQEALAQSRNPCFTCSFQAEDVVVLHLLLKEKPEIPVLFLDTGYHFPEVYAYRDELQKKLGFRLLNLTPSLSREEQEARYGRLYETDPGRCCALRKVEPLFAALEAYDTWFTGLRREQSPTRAHLQPLEEAVLPSGHRLKKVNPLYDWTFKEVFAYLAVQDLPYLPLYDQGYLSIGCAPCTAKPLDPSDPRSGRWAGKGKLECGIHLHGKEG
- the cobA gene encoding uroporphyrinogen-III C-methyltransferase translates to MGRVYLVGAGPGDPELLTLKAYRLLKEAPVVLYDRLVDERVLALAPGEKVYVGKEEGESAKQEAIHRLLLRYARAHPFVVRLKGGDPMVFGRGGEEVLFLLRHGVPVEVVPGVTSLLASGLPLTHRGLAHGFAAVSGVLEGGGYPDLRPFAQVPTLVVLMGVKRRVWIAKELLRLGRNPLEPTLFVERASTPKERRVLAALEEVAGGKVAVEAPALWILGEVVRVFAEKEAPVDALALGG
- a CDS encoding sulfate adenylyltransferase, yielding MVETLPALEIGEDERLDLENLATGAFLPVKGFMTREEALSVAHEMRLPTGEVWTIPLLLQFREKPKVGPGDTVALLHRGERVALLHVAEAYELDLKALARAVFGTESEAHPGVARLYGKGPYALAGRVEVLKPRPRTPLEKTPEEVRAFFRERGWQKVVAFQTRNAPHRAHEYLIRLGLELADGVLVHPILGSKKPDDFPTEVIVEAYRALIRDFLPQERVAFFGLATPMRYAGPKEAVFHALVRKNFGATHFLVGRDHAGVGDFYDPYAAHRIFDQLPPLGIEIVKVGAVFHCPLCGGIASERTCPEGHREKRTPISMTKVRALLREGKAPPPELVRPELWPILRRGV
- a CDS encoding Atu2307/SP_0267 family LLM class monooxygenase gives rise to the protein MELGLYTFGERTLDPDLGRPPTAEERLRRLLEEAELAEGVGLGVYAVGEHHREEYVVSAPAVVLAAIATRTRRIRLSSAVVVLSSDDPIRVFQQFATLDLLSGGRAELWVGRGSFVESFPLFGYNLEDYEALFEEKLALLLKLREEEKVFWPGGRFTKPIPGLGVYPRPKQNPLPLWVAAGGSPESAVRAGRLGLPLVLGIIAGSPKRFLPFVELYRKTAREHGHTPRLALAAHGFLAEDDEEAFRLALPAFLRVMNKIGRERGWRPLTPEYFAWSRTLEGADFIGDPERVAEKVLYWHELFRPERLLLQLSVGTLPHARVLRAIELLGTEVLPRVERALRPPAGG